Proteins encoded together in one Chryseobacterium sp. G0201 window:
- a CDS encoding response regulator transcription factor: MNPQIKIALIDDEQLILEGVKMLLSTEKNISVSLTCNNGPLFIESLETLPKEDFPDIALVDVQMQPMNGFELVEILKEKHPDLKIIILSSHYKSSILGYMVKLGVSAFLPKNSDRKTFIDAITMVYKNGVFFTSEDHQMLFSYMNSSSKKKSLFEMDDELSEREKDVVKLICQEHTNNEIAEKLFISPRTVESHRQRVLEKIGAKNTVGIVIYAIINNIYSLERI; this comes from the coding sequence ATGAATCCGCAAATCAAAATAGCGCTAATTGATGACGAACAACTCATCCTGGAAGGGGTGAAAATGCTGTTGTCAACAGAAAAAAATATTTCAGTATCCTTAACCTGCAACAACGGACCTCTTTTTATCGAAAGTTTAGAGACTTTACCGAAAGAAGATTTTCCTGATATCGCATTGGTAGATGTACAAATGCAGCCAATGAACGGTTTTGAATTGGTAGAAATTTTAAAGGAAAAACATCCCGATCTCAAAATAATTATCCTTTCTTCTCATTATAAAAGCTCGATTTTAGGATATATGGTAAAGCTTGGAGTTTCTGCATTTTTACCTAAAAATTCCGACAGAAAAACCTTTATTGATGCCATAACAATGGTCTATAAAAACGGGGTTTTCTTCACTTCCGAAGATCATCAGATGCTGTTTTCTTATATGAACAGCTCCAGCAAGAAAAAATCATTATTCGAAATGGATGATGAGCTTTCCGAACGCGAAAAAGATGTGGTAAAACTGATCTGTCAGGAACATACCAACAACGAAATCGCCGAAAAACTATTCATCAGTCCACGAACGGTTGAAAGCCACAGGCAAAGGGTTTTAGAGAAAATCGGAGCCAAAAATACGGTCGGCATTGTGATTTATGCCATCATCAACAATATTTATTCGCTAGAAAGAATTTGA
- the aqpZ gene encoding aquaporin Z has protein sequence MKKLFAEFFGTFWLVFGGCGSAIFASQIAPASNGQMGILLVGVALAFGLTVLTMAYAVGHISGGHFNPAVSFGLLAGGRFPAKDLLPYIAAQCLGALLAAGCLYVILSGSGTPDFSGPGAFATNFYGDAVYFGKGYSMGAAFLAEFLLTAFFLIIIMGTTDKYANGKFAGIAIGLALTLIHLISIPITNTSVNPARSLSQAVFVGGNAMSQLWLFWAAPILGGVVGGLIYKFLLQTDSKEPLGD, from the coding sequence ATAAAAAAACTATTTGCTGAATTCTTCGGCACATTTTGGCTTGTCTTCGGAGGTTGCGGAAGTGCAATCTTCGCCTCTCAGATCGCTCCGGCCTCCAATGGTCAAATGGGAATTCTTTTAGTGGGAGTTGCTCTTGCTTTCGGGCTTACCGTACTTACGATGGCATACGCTGTCGGACACATTTCAGGAGGACATTTTAATCCCGCAGTTTCATTTGGATTACTGGCAGGAGGCAGATTTCCGGCTAAAGATTTACTTCCTTACATTGCCGCTCAGTGTTTGGGTGCTTTATTGGCTGCGGGATGTCTGTACGTCATTTTAAGTGGTTCCGGAACCCCCGATTTTTCCGGACCGGGAGCTTTTGCCACCAATTTTTATGGTGATGCAGTCTACTTCGGGAAAGGATATTCAATGGGAGCTGCATTTTTAGCAGAATTCTTACTGACAGCTTTTTTCCTGATCATCATCATGGGAACAACCGACAAATACGCAAACGGAAAATTTGCAGGAATTGCGATTGGTTTAGCTTTAACATTAATTCACCTGATCTCAATTCCGATCACGAATACTTCCGTAAACCCGGCAAGATCCCTTTCGCAGGCAGTTTTCGTAGGTGGAAATGCAATGTCTCAGCTTTGGTTATTCTGGGCAGCACCAATTTTAGGAGGTGTAGTCGGAGGATTAATCTACAAATTCTTACTTCAAACTGATTCTAAAGAACCATTAGGAGATTAG
- a CDS encoding 6-pyruvoyl trahydropterin synthase family protein: MIRITKIFTFETAHVLYNYDGKCKNMHGHSYKLFVTVKGKPVNDLENPKNGMVVDFGDIKSIVKPEIVDVWDHAVLINGLSPHRELGESLESQGHKVIYCNFQPTCENMLYAIAAKIKSKLPEGISLAYLKLHETENSYGEWFAEDNQ; the protein is encoded by the coding sequence ATGATACGTATTACAAAGATTTTCACATTTGAGACAGCCCACGTGCTGTATAACTACGATGGGAAATGTAAAAATATGCATGGACATTCCTACAAGCTGTTTGTGACAGTGAAAGGGAAGCCTGTAAATGATTTGGAGAACCCGAAAAACGGGATGGTAGTTGATTTTGGTGATATTAAAAGTATTGTAAAACCTGAAATCGTTGATGTTTGGGATCATGCAGTTTTGATCAACGGATTATCTCCTCACAGAGAATTGGGTGAGAGTCTTGAAAGTCAGGGGCATAAAGTGATTTATTGTAATTTCCAGCCAACATGTGAGAATATGTTGTATGCGATTGCTGCAAAAATAAAGTCAAAACTTCCGGAAGGAATTTCTCTTGCTTACCTTAAGCTTCACGAAACAGAAAACTCTTACGGAGAGTGGTTTGCAGAAGATAATCAATAA
- the abc-f gene encoding ribosomal protection-like ABC-F family protein, with product MLSVQGLGLHHSGNYLFQNVNFTIKKDDKIGLVGKNGAGKSTLLKMLSGEITFYEGSVVPDGNITIGFLKQDLDFVKGRTVWDETLQAFEQINAWKNELEEVNHQMTIRTDYESDGYTDLINKMTELNDILMHHDAYNLEGDVEKVLFGLGFKADDFQKITDEFSGGWRMRIELAKLLLQKNDVMLLDEPTNHLDMESIIWLENFLKDYPGAIVLVSHDKQFMTAVCNRTFDVNNKKVDDYKADYTKYLELRKDRKEKLIQAKKNQDAEIKHTEELINKFRASASKASFAQSLIKKLEKVERIEVENDDVSKFNIRFVQSVVPGKVNFEAEKLGKAYGKKQIFDDVDFIVQRGDRIALLGQNGQGKTTLAKILSGEITDYTGTWNLGHNVNIGYFAQNQEEVLTPNKTVLEEAEDAATEETRPRVRDLLGSFLFQGEAVTKKTKVLSGGERNRLALCKLLLRPFNTLIMDEPTNHLDIQSKEIIKLALQKFEGTLIVISHDREFLQGLCDKIYEFRDGKMKEFLGDINEYLEFRQKESIREISAEKAKLHADDVKVEVKEVPKPKVEEKSQIVSKEQKNIQNKLKKVEEKISELETKVEEMEATFTKENPSEETLEKYNKTKEELDAALQEWEYLGSQLD from the coding sequence ATGCTTTCGGTTCAAGGTCTAGGATTACATCATTCGGGAAACTATCTGTTTCAAAACGTTAATTTCACCATTAAAAAGGATGATAAAATTGGTTTGGTTGGTAAAAATGGAGCGGGAAAATCCACTTTATTGAAAATGCTTTCCGGAGAAATTACTTTCTACGAAGGTAGCGTAGTGCCGGATGGTAACATTACGATTGGTTTCCTTAAACAGGATCTTGATTTTGTGAAAGGAAGAACTGTTTGGGATGAAACATTGCAGGCTTTTGAGCAGATCAACGCTTGGAAAAATGAACTTGAAGAGGTGAATCATCAAATGACCATCAGAACTGATTATGAAAGTGATGGTTACACGGATCTGATCAACAAAATGACAGAGCTTAATGATATCTTAATGCACCACGATGCCTATAACTTGGAAGGAGATGTAGAAAAGGTATTGTTTGGATTAGGTTTTAAAGCGGATGATTTTCAAAAAATAACAGATGAATTTTCCGGAGGTTGGAGAATGAGAATTGAATTGGCAAAACTGCTTCTTCAAAAGAACGATGTCATGCTTCTCGATGAGCCTACCAACCACTTGGATATGGAATCTATCATCTGGCTTGAAAACTTCCTGAAAGATTATCCCGGAGCGATCGTTCTGGTAAGTCACGATAAGCAGTTTATGACAGCGGTTTGTAACAGAACTTTTGATGTTAACAACAAAAAAGTTGATGATTATAAAGCTGATTACACCAAGTATCTTGAACTAAGAAAAGACAGAAAAGAAAAACTGATTCAGGCTAAAAAGAATCAGGACGCAGAAATTAAACATACAGAAGAACTGATCAATAAATTCCGTGCAAGTGCTTCTAAAGCATCTTTTGCGCAGTCTTTGATCAAAAAACTTGAAAAAGTTGAACGTATTGAAGTAGAAAATGATGACGTTTCAAAATTCAATATCCGTTTCGTACAGTCTGTTGTTCCCGGAAAAGTAAATTTTGAAGCTGAAAAATTAGGAAAGGCTTACGGAAAAAAGCAAATCTTTGATGATGTAGACTTTATTGTACAGCGTGGAGACAGAATTGCCCTTTTAGGTCAGAACGGACAAGGAAAAACAACATTGGCGAAAATTCTTTCCGGTGAAATTACAGATTACACAGGAACCTGGAATTTAGGTCACAATGTAAATATTGGATATTTTGCCCAAAATCAGGAAGAAGTTTTAACGCCAAATAAAACGGTTTTAGAAGAAGCGGAAGACGCTGCAACAGAAGAAACCAGACCTAGAGTAAGAGATTTATTAGGATCTTTCTTATTTCAGGGAGAGGCTGTGACCAAAAAAACTAAAGTGCTTTCAGGGGGAGAAAGAAACCGTCTGGCACTTTGTAAATTGTTGTTACGTCCTTTCAACACATTGATCATGGATGAGCCTACCAATCACTTGGATATTCAGTCTAAGGAGATCATTAAGCTGGCTTTACAGAAATTTGAAGGAACATTGATTGTAATTTCTCACGACAGAGAATTTTTACAGGGGCTTTGTGACAAAATCTATGAATTCCGCGATGGAAAAATGAAAGAATTCCTAGGAGATATCAATGAATATCTTGAATTCAGACAAAAAGAAAGCATCAGAGAAATTTCTGCCGAAAAAGCAAAACTTCACGCCGATGACGTGAAAGTTGAGGTAAAAGAAGTTCCAAAACCGAAAGTGGAGGAAAAATCTCAGATTGTAAGTAAAGAGCAAAAAAATATTCAGAATAAATTAAAGAAAGTAGAAGAGAAAATTTCTGAGCTTGAAACCAAAGTAGAAGAAATGGAAGCTACTTTCACAAAGGAAAACCCATCAGAAGAAACTTTAGAAAAATATAATAAAACTAAGGAAGAATTGGATGCAGCTCTACAGGAATGGGAGTATTTGGGTTCTCAACTGGATTAA
- a CDS encoding T6SS phospholipase effector Tle1-like catalytic domain-containing protein, protein MENDIVSIGIFFDGTGNNGLNATSPQKPQSKNKSYHNNITNVYKLYQLFNGNKKIYVEGVGTVTGAEDSDFAMVTCRNPYRFTGYSSDDKLAKANAFVDEVTLDKTKEYHFYVYGFSRGSMLARNFCYELLKQNPKIAGNFKVKFLGVFDTVESTPFNDYNVSLLPGVERALQLCAVNECRYFFPLTGFFEGSKNMEDTKSETGTSVWKEIFVPGAHADVGGGYLEGPQSVYVSHDFVTTDEVDSYVSNVKNTAIDAEGNKIWESLLENYQIDSGDIFSQAYVKRDLVYNDLPKVYGKLMLAETNAQQPVFNTNFDDSNFKINPKIHQFLLSFSDELEKYVKDLSPNLKPVYNYERFVNYTHFSSNFGLYEKALLLRTEDEIFVEMLNDSLNVPGSATIKHANAGESKLQKEVHFLEHDVLTDYANEGNIPNNDNWSRSILIK, encoded by the coding sequence ATGGAAAATGATATAGTTTCTATCGGAATTTTTTTCGATGGAACCGGAAACAACGGACTTAATGCGACTTCCCCTCAAAAGCCACAAAGCAAGAACAAAAGCTATCATAATAATATAACCAACGTTTACAAATTGTATCAACTTTTCAATGGAAATAAGAAAATTTACGTTGAAGGTGTTGGAACAGTAACTGGTGCGGAGGATAGCGATTTTGCGATGGTAACCTGTAGAAATCCTTATCGATTCACAGGATACTCTTCTGATGACAAATTGGCGAAGGCGAATGCTTTTGTTGATGAGGTGACGTTGGATAAAACGAAAGAATATCATTTTTATGTTTACGGATTTAGCAGAGGATCTATGCTGGCTAGAAACTTTTGCTATGAATTATTAAAGCAAAATCCCAAAATAGCAGGAAATTTTAAAGTTAAATTTTTAGGCGTTTTCGATACGGTAGAATCTACGCCTTTTAATGATTATAATGTAAGTCTTCTTCCGGGTGTTGAAAGAGCTTTGCAGTTATGTGCGGTCAACGAATGTCGATATTTTTTTCCACTGACAGGTTTTTTTGAAGGCTCAAAAAATATGGAAGATACAAAGTCTGAAACCGGAACTTCCGTTTGGAAAGAAATTTTTGTTCCCGGAGCCCATGCAGACGTAGGTGGCGGATATTTGGAAGGCCCGCAATCGGTCTATGTTTCACATGATTTTGTGACCACAGATGAGGTTGATTCTTATGTTTCGAATGTGAAAAATACAGCAATAGATGCTGAAGGAAATAAAATTTGGGAATCACTTTTAGAAAATTATCAAATAGATTCCGGAGATATTTTTTCGCAGGCTTATGTGAAAAGAGATCTTGTTTACAATGATCTTCCGAAAGTTTACGGAAAATTAATGTTGGCAGAAACAAATGCCCAGCAACCTGTTTTTAACACCAATTTTGATGATTCAAATTTTAAGATTAATCCTAAGATTCACCAATTTTTACTATCATTTTCAGACGAGCTGGAAAAATATGTTAAAGATCTTTCTCCCAATTTAAAACCGGTGTATAATTATGAGCGATTTGTGAATTACACTCATTTTTCGTCCAATTTCGGGTTATATGAAAAGGCTTTATTATTGAGAACAGAAGACGAAATTTTTGTTGAAATGCTCAATGATAGTCTTAACGTTCCCGGCAGTGCCACGATAAAACATGCCAATGCAGGAGAATCAAAACTTCAGAAAGAAGTTCATTTTTTAGAGCATGATGTTCTTACAGATTATGCCAATGAAGGGAATATCCCGAATAATGATAACTGGAGCCGATCTATTTTAATTAAATAA
- a CDS encoding phosphate ABC transporter permease: protein MNKLFFFLIILGYNVSYAQQKAQTYLWTGSYILHPKTGDNATNADTLVIVKTADADPKGIPAKYESDLVRWELTSKKEGDKDKKIIRRFLFDVENNENAYEEFGWTDLHKSGKMNCIDGGHFFICQTEPNTKVRFNKDETYFTKTGIFGIWLHYGVVELQKIK, encoded by the coding sequence ATGAACAAATTATTTTTCTTCTTGATAATTCTAGGATATAATGTGTCGTATGCTCAGCAAAAAGCACAGACCTATTTATGGACAGGAAGTTACATATTGCATCCCAAAACTGGGGATAATGCGACAAATGCAGATACTTTAGTAATCGTAAAAACTGCGGATGCCGATCCTAAGGGAATTCCTGCTAAATATGAATCTGATTTGGTTCGTTGGGAGCTTACTTCTAAAAAAGAAGGAGATAAAGACAAGAAAATTATCAGACGATTTTTATTTGATGTAGAAAATAATGAAAATGCATATGAAGAATTCGGGTGGACAGATCTACATAAAAGTGGGAAAATGAACTGTATAGACGGTGGTCATTTTTTCATTTGCCAGACAGAACCAAATACAAAAGTGAGATTCAATAAAGATGAAACTTATTTTACTAAAACTGGTATTTTCGGGATCTGGCTGCATTATGGTGTAGTAGAATTACAAAAAATTAAATAA
- a CDS encoding acyl-CoA thioesterase has protein sequence MSLIYQKEIKVTEEHIDQNNHVNNVQYVHWVEEIAVEHWDFVKHKTEYPKDIWMLLDHHIQYKKQVYLGDTVTVKTYPKIPEGAKQPRKVEFYCNDQLVVDSLTLWILIDMETHKIKRLGNDWLEKI, from the coding sequence ATGAGTTTAATTTATCAAAAAGAAATAAAAGTAACCGAAGAACATATTGATCAGAATAATCATGTGAATAATGTTCAATATGTGCATTGGGTTGAAGAAATCGCTGTTGAACATTGGGATTTTGTAAAACACAAAACAGAATATCCTAAAGATATCTGGATGCTTTTGGATCATCATATTCAGTACAAAAAACAGGTGTATTTAGGCGATACAGTTACGGTAAAAACCTATCCCAAAATTCCAGAAGGAGCAAAACAACCCAGAAAAGTTGAATTTTACTGTAATGATCAGCTTGTCGTAGATTCGCTGACCTTGTGGATTTTGATTGATATGGAAACTCATAAAATCAAACGTTTAGGGAATGACTGGCTGGAGAAGATTTAG
- a CDS encoding Yip1 family protein produces MEIKHNDNNFDEFEKYEALSDKDIFTKIWLEPRRIFKYINDKEYEKYFYILVFFAGMVRAFDRASLKNMGDKTSLFVIIASCVLIGGFLGWLSYYIYAALLSWTGKWLGGIGNTSSLYRIIVYAMIPSILSLILLIPEIAIYGNDVFKDNSDLVNSGIVGNIIFWLSIFFEFSLSIVTFVFMMIGVSEVQKFSLGKAFLNLLLPLLVFIVPILLFVMIFSLI; encoded by the coding sequence ATGGAAATAAAACACAATGATAATAACTTTGATGAGTTTGAAAAATATGAAGCTCTCAGCGATAAAGATATTTTTACTAAAATTTGGCTAGAGCCAAGAAGAATTTTTAAATATATAAACGATAAAGAATACGAGAAATATTTTTACATATTAGTCTTTTTTGCGGGTATGGTAAGAGCTTTTGATCGTGCCTCGTTAAAAAATATGGGTGATAAGACTTCTTTGTTCGTAATAATTGCCAGTTGCGTACTTATTGGAGGTTTTTTAGGATGGTTATCGTATTATATTTATGCTGCATTGTTAAGCTGGACTGGGAAATGGTTAGGGGGAATAGGCAATACTTCTTCTCTTTACAGAATTATAGTTTACGCAATGATACCTTCAATTCTTTCATTGATATTATTAATTCCGGAAATTGCTATTTATGGAAATGATGTTTTTAAGGATAACAGTGATTTAGTGAATTCCGGAATTGTAGGAAATATTATCTTTTGGCTTTCTATATTTTTTGAATTTTCGCTTTCAATTGTGACTTTTGTTTTTATGATGATTGGCGTTTCTGAAGTTCAGAAATTTTCACTGGGTAAAGCATTTCTCAACCTTTTATTACCGCTTCTTGTTTTTATTGTTCCTATTTTACTATTCGTTATGATATTTTCGTTGATATAA
- a CDS encoding UDP-2,3-diacylglucosamine diphosphatase, protein MLKTTINLEPGKKVYFASDQHFGAPNPKESKLREEKFIRWMDEIKEDAQVLFLMGDLFDFWHEWKHVIPKGYVRVLGKIAELKDRGIHVYFFVGNHDLWMKDYLEEEIGCTVFYKKQYFEMGGKQFLLAHGDGLGPGDKGYKRMKKVFTNPFAQWFFKWLHPDIAMKIALYMSQKNKMISGDEDKEFLGEEKEFLIIYSKEKLKTQKIDYFIYGHRHLPMVLDLEQKAKYINLGDWISYFTYGVFEKDFELQSFADGTKKNYP, encoded by the coding sequence GTGTTAAAAACTACCATCAATTTAGAACCTGGTAAAAAAGTGTATTTTGCTTCAGATCAGCATTTTGGAGCTCCTAATCCTAAGGAGAGCAAACTGCGTGAAGAGAAATTTATCCGCTGGATGGATGAGATCAAAGAAGATGCTCAGGTTTTGTTTTTAATGGGTGACCTTTTTGATTTTTGGCATGAATGGAAACATGTAATTCCTAAAGGATATGTGCGTGTTTTAGGGAAAATTGCAGAATTAAAAGACCGTGGAATTCATGTTTATTTTTTTGTCGGAAATCATGATCTTTGGATGAAAGACTATCTGGAAGAAGAAATTGGCTGTACCGTTTTCTATAAAAAGCAATATTTTGAGATGGGTGGTAAGCAATTTTTACTCGCTCACGGAGATGGTTTGGGACCTGGCGATAAGGGATATAAAAGAATGAAAAAAGTCTTTACAAATCCTTTTGCGCAGTGGTTTTTTAAATGGCTTCACCCTGATATTGCCATGAAGATCGCGTTATACATGTCGCAAAAAAATAAAATGATCTCAGGTGATGAAGACAAAGAATTTTTGGGTGAGGAGAAAGAGTTTTTAATTATATATTCAAAAGAAAAACTGAAAACTCAGAAAATAGATTATTTCATTTACGGGCATCGTCATCTTCCGATGGTCTTGGATTTGGAGCAAAAGGCAAAATACATCAATCTTGGAGACTGGATCTCGTATTTTACGTACGGCGTTTTTGAAAAGGATTTCGAATTACAGTCTTTTGCAGATGGAACAAAAAAAAATTACCCCTAA
- a CDS encoding acyl transferase, with amino-acid sequence MKNIFSIQSEQDFLKTALETFRYQYENIEIYRKFVHYLKINPDEINELTKIPFLPIEMFKNHQIVDKNVSADLYFQSSGTTQMNLSKHFIADENIYQESIYKSFEQFIGKPEEFIFLGLLPSYLEKQNSSLIYMVDYLMKKSAKPENGYFLYNHSDLFELLNTLKDKKVILFGVSFALLDFLDFCDSNSKTLKFYDTLTIIETGGMKGRKEEMTKDELLKILQEGFKTDKIYSEYSMTELLSQAYSLGENVYQCPNWMRILVRNAEDPFNYEKEGRTGAINIIDLANIHSCAFIATQDLGKTLPDSKFQVLGRIDHSDIRGCSLLVS; translated from the coding sequence TTGAAAAATATATTCAGCATACAGTCAGAGCAGGATTTTTTGAAGACAGCATTGGAAACATTTCGTTATCAATATGAAAACATTGAGATTTACAGAAAGTTTGTTCATTATTTAAAAATAAATCCTGACGAGATTAATGAACTGACAAAAATTCCGTTTCTGCCAATTGAGATGTTTAAAAATCATCAGATTGTGGACAAAAATGTGTCAGCAGATCTTTATTTTCAAAGTTCGGGAACAACGCAGATGAATTTGTCTAAGCATTTTATTGCTGATGAAAATATATATCAGGAAAGTATTTACAAAAGTTTTGAACAGTTCATCGGAAAGCCGGAAGAGTTTATCTTTTTAGGTCTGCTTCCAAGTTATCTGGAAAAGCAAAACTCATCTTTAATATATATGGTAGATTATTTAATGAAAAAATCTGCCAAACCTGAAAACGGATATTTTCTCTACAATCATTCAGATTTATTTGAACTTTTGAATACTTTGAAAGATAAAAAAGTCATTCTTTTCGGAGTTTCTTTTGCGCTTTTAGATTTCCTGGATTTTTGCGATTCCAACTCTAAAACTCTCAAATTCTACGACACTCTTACTATTATAGAAACCGGCGGAATGAAGGGACGTAAAGAAGAAATGACAAAAGATGAATTATTGAAAATTTTACAGGAAGGTTTTAAAACTGATAAAATTTATTCAGAATATTCAATGACGGAACTTCTTTCACAGGCATATTCTTTAGGTGAAAATGTATATCAATGTCCAAACTGGATGAGAATTTTGGTAAGAAATGCTGAAGATCCTTTTAATTATGAAAAAGAAGGAAGAACTGGAGCAATCAATATTATAGATTTGGCGAATATTCATTCGTGTGCTTTTATTGCTACTCAGGATTTAGGAAAAACGCTTCCGGATTCTAAATTTCAGGTTTTGGGAAGAATTGATCATTCTGATATTCGCGGATGTAGTTTACTGGTGAGTTAG
- a CDS encoding DUF5715 family protein yields the protein MRKFLCVVYVGAISSFYHSQTAKKTIPCYDLTEVLKVEATPLYKPHLDASKSFGVKLLRDSKTVQKYIGSGKFHKIKKAGKGYSVQKLDYSRAYMLSKAKTTLEKMGARFSKETKGHTFTVSSITRTLEDQCRLRRVNANASVGISSHNYGNSFDISYIRFNDVLKYNPKMEIALEKVLKYYANAGRIYYIKEKQQSCYHVTVRNY from the coding sequence ATGAGAAAGTTTTTGTGTGTGGTTTATGTGGGTGCTATTTCTAGCTTTTATCATTCTCAGACCGCAAAAAAGACAATTCCGTGTTATGATCTTACAGAAGTTTTAAAAGTAGAGGCAACTCCTCTTTACAAACCTCATTTGGATGCTTCAAAAAGTTTCGGAGTGAAATTGCTCCGGGATTCTAAAACAGTTCAGAAATATATTGGTAGCGGAAAATTTCATAAAATAAAAAAGGCAGGAAAAGGATATAGTGTTCAGAAACTTGATTACAGCAGAGCTTATATGCTTTCTAAAGCAAAGACAACGCTTGAGAAAATGGGTGCAAGATTCAGTAAAGAAACAAAAGGTCATACTTTTACGGTTTCATCCATTACCAGAACTCTTGAAGATCAGTGTAGATTGAGAAGAGTTAACGCCAATGCCTCTGTAGGGATTAGTTCTCATAATTATGGCAATTCTTTCGATATCTCTTACATCCGTTTCAATGATGTTTTAAAATATAATCCCAAAATGGAAATCGCATTGGAAAAGGTCTTGAAATATTACGCCAATGCAGGCCGAATTTATTACATCAAAGAAAAGCAACAAAGTTGTTATCATGTTACCGTAAGAAATTATTAA
- a CDS encoding sensor histidine kinase gives MLFPLYINHLYLFKIKEITLNISFFITLIVVLLIIVVFVLLAYKFFIDRIIKEKNAQHEAEVLHQKRLVLENIKAQEEERKRIAVLIHDDIGNRLNILSLWLNNLDTKGDELIKKNISGQMSSLIDSARSISHSLYPVNLESVGLVLYIEELINNLANRVNISLTVSSKFEKKNIFIEVQVYRIIQEFTTNVLKHSEATRIWIYIKDNHKNVAVIISDNGQSFEYEAVKKGMGIKNIESRIKSMNALHKWKNILNKGSRLIIKIPCNDESANQNSAN, from the coding sequence GTGCTGTTTCCTTTATATATCAATCATTTATACCTTTTTAAAATTAAAGAAATAACCTTAAATATCAGCTTTTTTATCACTTTGATTGTCGTTTTGCTGATCATTGTGGTTTTCGTTTTGCTGGCATATAAATTTTTCATTGATAGAATTATTAAAGAAAAAAATGCACAACATGAAGCGGAAGTTCTCCATCAGAAAAGACTGGTTTTAGAAAATATCAAAGCACAGGAAGAGGAGCGCAAAAGGATTGCTGTCTTGATTCATGATGATATCGGAAACCGTCTCAATATACTTTCTTTATGGCTGAATAATCTCGACACGAAAGGTGATGAATTAATTAAAAAAAATATTTCAGGTCAGATGTCTTCCCTGATAGATTCTGCCAGAAGTATTTCCCATTCATTATATCCTGTAAACTTAGAGTCGGTAGGGCTTGTTTTATATATTGAAGAATTAATTAACAATTTGGCCAATCGAGTTAATATCTCATTAACGGTAAGCTCCAAATTTGAAAAGAAAAATATTTTCATTGAAGTGCAGGTGTACAGGATCATTCAGGAATTTACAACCAATGTCCTTAAGCATTCTGAAGCTACAAGAATCTGGATCTATATTAAAGATAACCATAAAAATGTGGCAGTCATAATTTCCGATAACGGGCAGAGTTTTGAGTACGAAGCCGTAAAAAAAGGAATGGGAATTAAAAATATTGAGTCCAGAATAAAATCCATGAATGCTCTTCATAAATGGAAGAACATTTTAAATAAAGGAAGCCGTTTAATTATTAAAATTCCATGTAACGATGAATCCGCAAATCAAAATAGCGCTAATTGA